The following are from one region of the Segatella oris genome:
- a CDS encoding AAA family ATPase, whose protein sequence is MNEQNYSTSLLAAIKLAKAMARQDKHHSYGVAHLATAMMTEQTGLREILTSMQKDVAYIMDWFDTHKEMYISSGNEASDIIADGEVKLVLDEAERSKIKLGTDYVDALCVFTAIVRDGVVYSHQQIEGLGVSEEDILDYFNAGASPFSIGEEQEMPSSIQYASDLKRPEILEEGKTIIGRSKEVRLILENLERAENKAVLLVGAPGIGKTAIVKALAHEVASNKDELINQTALVNLNTPKILAQTSSEAEVGQKITALLQKLNPSKTKAVLVIDDLQMLLENGNTSNATSLINILDAQISEGTVTLVMLLSTDAYRKHIEKHPIVNRLNVINVEQLEPNILKSALLEHKTQLQAHYSLAVTEEAIDSACSLANRYYKEKSQPASTLDLLDSTAASVRLSNKNAQETITQLTETYQKYCKQPIEEVKDRDLHLLYHTIFSKISVVLISKIVDNFILTDEDTTQQKLEKIGLILKELAEVSAKGIQAISPLEVEAVVAGDTGIPIGKIQAQEKDRLLGIETKLCERVKGQNKAITTLADAIIESRSGLSDPKKPIGSFFFLGPTGTGKTELTKSLAELLFDDDSAMIRFDMSEFKEEHSAALLYGAPPGYVGYEEGGLLVTKIRQKPYSVVLFDEIEKAHSSVYDVFLQMMDEGKIHDKLGREGDFSNSIIIFTSNIGSQWIAQQIQEGHQPKSNELIEVMSKYFRPEFLGRLTEIVPFSPITESVAQEIFMLQFSRLQKQLLDQKNIQVDLAPETISYLTEKGFSPQYGARPIAGVIRTYLKKTISKLIVSEMIKQGDRVLVAYKEGNLQWERI, encoded by the coding sequence ATGAACGAACAGAATTATAGTACAAGTCTTTTAGCTGCCATCAAATTAGCAAAGGCTATGGCACGGCAAGACAAGCACCATTCTTATGGTGTTGCCCATCTTGCTACGGCAATGATGACAGAACAAACAGGCCTGCGAGAGATATTGACATCCATGCAGAAAGATGTGGCATACATTATGGATTGGTTCGATACCCATAAGGAAATGTACATCTCGTCTGGCAATGAGGCATCGGACATCATTGCTGATGGAGAAGTAAAGCTTGTGTTGGACGAAGCCGAACGTTCCAAAATAAAATTGGGAACAGATTACGTAGACGCCTTGTGTGTGTTTACTGCCATTGTAAGAGACGGTGTCGTATATTCGCATCAGCAAATAGAAGGACTCGGAGTTTCAGAAGAAGACATCCTGGATTATTTCAATGCGGGAGCATCTCCCTTTTCCATAGGTGAAGAACAAGAAATGCCCTCGTCTATCCAATATGCTTCCGACTTAAAAAGACCGGAAATATTGGAAGAAGGAAAGACGATTATCGGGCGCAGCAAAGAAGTGAGACTCATCCTCGAAAATTTAGAACGGGCTGAAAACAAGGCTGTTCTGCTCGTGGGTGCGCCTGGTATCGGAAAAACTGCTATCGTGAAAGCATTGGCGCATGAGGTGGCTTCTAATAAAGACGAGTTGATAAATCAAACAGCCCTCGTTAATTTGAATACACCAAAAATCTTAGCACAGACTTCTTCCGAAGCCGAAGTGGGACAAAAGATAACCGCCTTATTACAGAAACTCAACCCGTCTAAGACGAAGGCTGTATTGGTTATTGATGATTTACAGATGCTTTTAGAAAACGGCAATACTTCCAATGCCACTTCGCTTATCAATATTCTTGATGCACAGATTAGCGAAGGAACAGTAACTCTGGTGATGCTCTTATCAACAGACGCATACAGGAAACACATTGAGAAGCATCCGATAGTTAATCGGTTGAATGTTATTAATGTAGAACAATTAGAGCCCAATATCCTTAAAAGTGCGCTCTTAGAACATAAAACACAGTTGCAGGCGCATTACAGTTTGGCGGTCACAGAGGAAGCCATTGATAGTGCTTGTAGTCTGGCAAATAGATATTATAAGGAGAAAAGTCAACCTGCATCTACATTAGACTTGCTTGACAGTACGGCAGCTTCTGTACGATTGAGCAACAAGAATGCTCAAGAAACCATAACGCAATTGACTGAGACCTACCAAAAGTATTGCAAGCAGCCAATAGAAGAAGTGAAAGATCGTGATTTGCATTTGCTTTATCACACTATCTTCAGCAAAATCAGTGTTGTACTTATCTCCAAGATAGTAGACAATTTCATCCTTACCGATGAAGATACTACTCAACAGAAATTAGAGAAAATAGGGCTGATATTGAAAGAACTTGCAGAAGTTTCAGCCAAAGGCATACAAGCTATTTCTCCACTTGAGGTGGAAGCAGTCGTTGCCGGCGATACAGGAATACCCATAGGAAAGATACAAGCACAGGAGAAAGATCGCCTGCTGGGAATTGAAACGAAACTGTGCGAACGCGTCAAAGGACAAAACAAAGCGATAACCACTCTTGCCGATGCCATTATCGAATCACGTAGTGGATTAAGCGACCCGAAGAAGCCTATCGGTTCTTTCTTCTTTCTCGGTCCGACAGGAACGGGGAAGACAGAACTTACCAAATCGCTTGCCGAACTTCTCTTTGATGACGATTCTGCCATGATTCGTTTTGATATGTCGGAGTTTAAAGAAGAGCATTCTGCAGCACTGCTTTACGGAGCTCCTCCTGGTTATGTAGGCTATGAGGAGGGTGGATTGCTGGTTACGAAAATCCGACAGAAACCATACTCTGTGGTGTTGTTCGATGAGATTGAGAAAGCACACAGCAGTGTATATGATGTGTTCCTCCAAATGATGGATGAAGGAAAAATACACGATAAACTGGGACGCGAGGGCGATTTCTCAAATTCAATCATTATATTCACTTCAAACATTGGCAGCCAATGGATAGCCCAACAGATACAAGAAGGACATCAACCCAAGTCCAATGAACTCATAGAAGTTATGTCGAAATACTTTCGTCCAGAATTTCTTGGTCGTCTGACAGAAATAGTTCCTTTCTCACCAATCACAGAGTCTGTGGCACAAGAAATATTTATGCTTCAGTTCTCACGTCTCCAAAAACAGTTGCTTGACCAAAAGAATATTCAGGTAGACTTGGCGCCCGAAACCATTTCTTACCTGACAGAAAAAGGCTTTTCACCACAGTATGGTGCACGCCCCATAGCCGGCGTTATCAGAACCTACCTGAAAAAGACTATTTCGAAACTGATTGTTTCCGAAATGATCAAACAGGGTGACCGAGTGCTTGTTGCCTATAAGGAAGGGAATTTGCAATGGGAACGGATATGA